One Alkalibaculum bacchi DNA window includes the following coding sequences:
- the lpdA gene encoding dihydrolipoyl dehydrogenase, with protein MATEVIMPKAGMDMEEGTVIKWLKEEGDQIETGEPLLEILTDKVNMEVEAEVSGTLLKILAKEGDVLPVFTVIGYIGGEGEVIPNATGSQVPAPEAAPIQEIAPAKEEAATPQTADNTYDIVVLGGGPGGYVAAIRAAQLGAKVALIEKTSVGGTCLNVGCIPTKTMVKGAEIIHNMKNAEQKGIKVGEPQVDMAQVVQNKNSVVKQLVGGVTGILKSNNIKIYSGKGHVNKNKTVDIVDGADKGQVISYGKLIIATGSTPLVPPIPGLDLPGIMTSTEILDIQEVPKELVVIGGGVIGCEFATIFSTFGSKVTIVEMQDYLLPNLDKEIAETLKKSFQKSGVEVLTSAKVEKVEKKEDKYTVHVSGNKAIEIEANKVLVSIGRKTCLEGLEDLGLDIDRVVKVDDYLKTSVEDVYAIGDVTGKFQLAHVASAQGIKAAENAMGGSEKMKYNIVPSCIFTIPEIGCVGLTEEEARRKYGDVLVGKFPMSASGKALAMGETEGFVKVIADKKYGEILGVHIVGASATEIIAEAAAVMKLEGTLEELVNTIHAHPTIAETIMEAAHCALGEPIHLPKR; from the coding sequence ATGGCAACAGAAGTGATTATGCCAAAAGCTGGCATGGATATGGAAGAAGGTACAGTCATTAAATGGCTGAAAGAAGAAGGAGATCAGATTGAAACAGGAGAGCCTTTACTAGAAATCTTGACGGATAAGGTCAATATGGAAGTAGAAGCAGAAGTGTCAGGTACTCTTCTTAAAATTTTAGCTAAAGAAGGAGACGTTTTACCCGTATTTACGGTTATTGGATATATTGGTGGGGAAGGGGAAGTGATCCCTAATGCTACAGGTTCACAAGTTCCAGCACCAGAAGCAGCCCCAATTCAAGAAATAGCTCCTGCTAAAGAAGAAGCTGCAACACCTCAAACAGCTGATAACACTTATGATATTGTGGTATTAGGTGGGGGACCTGGCGGATATGTAGCAGCTATTCGTGCTGCACAGCTAGGTGCAAAAGTTGCCCTAATTGAAAAAACATCTGTAGGTGGAACGTGCTTAAATGTAGGTTGCATCCCAACAAAGACGATGGTCAAAGGTGCAGAGATTATTCATAATATGAAAAATGCGGAGCAAAAAGGTATAAAGGTAGGAGAGCCTCAAGTAGATATGGCTCAAGTTGTTCAAAATAAAAACAGTGTTGTCAAACAACTTGTAGGTGGCGTTACTGGCATTTTAAAATCAAATAATATCAAAATTTACTCTGGAAAAGGTCATGTAAACAAAAATAAAACAGTAGATATTGTTGACGGGGCAGATAAAGGTCAAGTCATTTCTTACGGTAAATTAATCATCGCTACAGGTTCTACTCCATTAGTTCCACCAATACCAGGTCTAGATTTACCTGGCATCATGACAAGTACGGAAATATTAGATATACAAGAAGTGCCAAAAGAATTAGTCGTCATTGGTGGCGGCGTGATTGGTTGTGAATTTGCGACGATCTTTAGTACATTTGGAAGCAAGGTTACGATTGTAGAAATGCAAGATTATTTACTTCCAAACTTAGATAAAGAAATTGCTGAAACATTAAAAAAATCTTTTCAAAAATCTGGCGTAGAGGTTCTTACATCTGCAAAAGTGGAAAAAGTAGAAAAGAAAGAAGACAAATACACAGTTCATGTAAGTGGGAACAAAGCCATAGAAATCGAAGCGAATAAAGTCTTAGTGTCTATTGGAAGAAAAACTTGCTTAGAGGGATTAGAAGATTTAGGTCTAGATATAGACAGAGTCGTCAAAGTTGATGATTATCTAAAGACATCTGTAGAAGATGTATATGCAATAGGCGATGTCACAGGTAAATTCCAATTAGCTCATGTAGCTTCTGCACAAGGGATTAAAGCAGCAGAAAACGCCATGGGTGGCTCAGAGAAGATGAAGTACAATATTGTTCCATCTTGCATCTTTACCATTCCAGAAATCGGCTGTGTAGGGTTGACTGAAGAAGAAGCAAGAAGAAAATACGGTGATGTTTTAGTAGGTAAATTCCCTATGTCTGCAAGCGGAAAAGCTCTTGCCATGGGCGAAACAGAAGGCTTTGTAAAGGTTATTGCTGATAAGAAATACGGTGAAATCCTAGGCGTTCACATTGTAGGAGCAAGTGCAACAGAGATCATTGCAGAAGCAGCAGCTGTAATGAAATTAGAAGGCACACTAGAAGAACTAGTAAACACCATCCACGCTCATCCAACCATTGCAGAAACCATCATGGAAGCCGCACATTGTGCACTAGGCGAGCCAATACATTTACCCAAGAGATAA
- a CDS encoding alpha-ketoacid dehydrogenase subunit beta, giving the protein MEMKEMTYKDAIRLGMSEEMRRDENVIFFGEDVGLYGGAFGVSVGMLEEFGEERVRDTPISEAVIVGAAAGAAATGLRPITEMMFMDFITIGMDALVNQAAKMRYMFGGKAKVPMVLRLPSGSGTGAAAQHTQSLEAWLCHVPGLKVVTPSTPAEAKGLMKAAIRDDNPVCFVEHKLLYKVKGEVPVDEDYIVPIGKSFVKREGRDVTIVSWGTTLQKVLDIAEEVEKEGISVEVVDPITLYPMDIDTIIESVKKTGRAIVVHEACKTGGVGGEIAARIAESEAFDYLDAPVMRLGGLDVPTPYNRNLEAAVVPKKDEIKEAIYKVMNR; this is encoded by the coding sequence ATGGAAATGAAAGAAATGACTTATAAGGACGCCATCCGTTTAGGTATGAGCGAAGAAATGAGACGAGATGAAAATGTTATATTCTTCGGAGAAGATGTAGGTCTTTACGGAGGAGCTTTTGGTGTATCTGTTGGCATGCTTGAAGAATTTGGAGAAGAAAGAGTAAGAGATACGCCAATATCTGAAGCAGTTATCGTAGGAGCAGCAGCTGGGGCAGCAGCAACAGGATTAAGACCTATTACAGAAATGATGTTTATGGATTTTATTACTATTGGTATGGATGCGTTAGTTAATCAAGCGGCAAAGATGAGATACATGTTCGGTGGAAAAGCAAAAGTTCCTATGGTATTAAGACTTCCTTCTGGTTCAGGTACAGGGGCAGCTGCTCAACATACCCAAAGTTTAGAGGCTTGGTTATGTCATGTACCAGGGCTTAAGGTGGTAACTCCTTCTACTCCTGCAGAGGCAAAAGGCCTTATGAAAGCAGCTATTCGTGATGATAATCCAGTTTGTTTTGTTGAACATAAGCTCTTATACAAAGTAAAGGGAGAAGTGCCAGTAGATGAAGATTATATCGTTCCTATTGGAAAATCTTTTGTAAAAAGAGAAGGTAGGGATGTAACAATCGTTTCTTGGGGTACTACTTTACAAAAGGTATTAGATATTGCTGAAGAAGTAGAAAAAGAAGGCATCAGCGTAGAAGTAGTAGATCCAATTACTTTATATCCTATGGACATAGATACCATAATAGAATCTGTAAAGAAAACAGGTAGGGCTATTGTCGTTCATGAAGCTTGCAAGACTGGTGGCGTTGGTGGAGAAATTGCTGCAAGAATCGCTGAAAGTGAAGCTTTTGACTATTTAGATGCTCCAGTTATGAGATTAGGCGGCTTAGACGTACCAACTCCATACAATAGAAATTTAGAAGCAGCTGTTGTACCAAAGAAAGATGAAATTAAAGAAGCAATCTATAAAGTAATGAATCGATAG
- a CDS encoding dihydrolipoamide acetyltransferase family protein, with the protein MATEIIMPKAGMDMEEGTVIKWLKNVGETVETGEPLLEILTDKVNMEVEAEVSGTLIDIRANEGDVLPVFTVIGYIGEAGEKAPSGEATPSMEVKEVETIEETVKEEKATSNSSIPVGKVRATPAARKIAKDRNLLVEDIPGSGPFGRVQKVDVEEFDIIKATPLATKMAEVENIDLSTIKGTGVGGKITKDDLSLAPTEATGQKKVLAPSKAKEKASNIIPMVGLRKIIAQRMKESLEKSAPVTLQTEVDMTHINALRAKLKPIIQEEIDKKITVTDLLIMATSKALMKYPIVNSTLVEEGIRVNDYVNMGIAVGLENGLLVPVIKGTNKMTLKEIVSSRTDIVKRTLSSKITPDELSGSTFTISNLGMYDTISFNSIINQPNSAILSVGVTVKRMRIINDAPQIREVMNMSITLDHRVMDGLVGAQFLQYLKDLLEDPNLLLL; encoded by the coding sequence ATGGCAACGGAAATCATTATGCCTAAAGCAGGCATGGATATGGAAGAAGGAACAGTCATTAAGTGGCTAAAAAACGTAGGTGAAACTGTAGAGACTGGTGAACCACTATTAGAAATCCTCACAGACAAAGTAAATATGGAAGTAGAAGCAGAGGTGTCTGGTACTTTAATCGATATTCGCGCGAATGAGGGAGATGTTCTTCCAGTATTTACAGTAATCGGATATATCGGTGAAGCTGGTGAAAAAGCGCCATCAGGTGAGGCAACACCAAGCATGGAAGTAAAAGAGGTAGAAACCATTGAAGAAACTGTTAAAGAAGAAAAAGCCACATCGAATTCTTCAATTCCTGTAGGCAAAGTTCGTGCCACACCTGCTGCTCGAAAAATTGCAAAAGATAGAAACCTTCTTGTAGAAGACATACCAGGAAGTGGACCTTTTGGCAGAGTTCAAAAGGTAGATGTAGAAGAATTTGATATCATCAAAGCAACACCACTTGCTACTAAAATGGCAGAAGTGGAAAATATCGATTTATCTACAATAAAAGGTACTGGCGTTGGCGGAAAGATTACAAAAGACGATCTTAGTCTTGCTCCTACAGAAGCAACAGGGCAAAAGAAAGTTTTAGCACCTTCTAAAGCAAAAGAAAAAGCTTCTAATATCATTCCTATGGTTGGGCTTCGAAAAATCATCGCTCAAAGGATGAAAGAAAGCCTAGAAAAGAGTGCTCCTGTAACCCTTCAAACTGAAGTAGATATGACGCATATCAATGCCCTAAGAGCTAAGCTAAAACCAATTATCCAAGAAGAAATAGATAAGAAAATTACTGTAACAGATTTGCTTATTATGGCTACTTCAAAAGCCTTAATGAAATATCCAATAGTCAACTCTACTCTTGTAGAGGAAGGAATTCGAGTCAATGACTATGTAAATATGGGTATAGCAGTAGGCTTAGAAAATGGACTGCTTGTTCCAGTGATAAAGGGAACAAATAAAATGACTTTAAAAGAGATTGTGTCTAGTAGAACAGATATCGTAAAAAGAACCCTGTCTAGCAAGATTACTCCAGATGAATTAAGCGGAAGCACTTTTACTATCAGCAATTTAGGAATGTACGACACCATTAGCTTTAATTCCATCATCAACCAACCCAATAGCGCCATCTTAAGCGTAGGGGTAACAGTTAAGAGAATGAGAATTATAAATGATGCTCCTCAAATAAGAGAAGTAATGAACATGAGCATTACCCTAGACCACAGAGTAATGGACGGATTAGTAGGAGCGCAGTTCTTGCAATACTTGAAGGATTTGCTAGAGGATCCGAATTTGTTGTTGTTGTAA